The following proteins are encoded in a genomic region of Sorangiineae bacterium MSr12523:
- a CDS encoding OmpA family protein has protein sequence MIRAYPKTLAFLALSLLVGCGSTPPPKELLEARTAYQKAQTGQANQVNPAQVHVAKGSLDQAEKSYDDEPGSPETKDRAYIALRKAQLADAQAGMMVAERQREQAQKELQATQVAMGRKTERELESARKQLERSQQQLEDERRRTKEALDNLAKMAEVKNDNRGMVITLSGQVLFASGASALLPAAMSALDNVVTALKANPDRSITVEGHTDSQGQRGFNMDLSQKRADSVRQYIISHGLPPEIVRAVGVGPDRPVASNSTAEGRANNRRVEIIVSPPERK, from the coding sequence ATGATTCGCGCGTATCCGAAGACGCTGGCATTTCTGGCCTTGAGTCTCCTCGTCGGGTGTGGCTCCACCCCGCCGCCGAAGGAGCTCTTGGAGGCGCGCACGGCCTATCAAAAGGCGCAGACGGGGCAGGCCAACCAGGTCAACCCGGCGCAGGTGCACGTGGCCAAGGGTTCGCTCGATCAGGCCGAGAAGTCCTACGACGACGAGCCGGGCTCCCCCGAGACGAAAGACCGCGCGTACATCGCACTTCGCAAAGCGCAACTCGCCGATGCGCAAGCCGGCATGATGGTCGCCGAGCGCCAACGCGAGCAGGCGCAGAAGGAACTGCAGGCCACGCAGGTGGCGATGGGCCGCAAGACCGAGCGCGAGCTCGAGAGCGCGCGCAAGCAGCTCGAGCGCTCGCAGCAGCAGCTCGAAGACGAGCGTCGCCGCACCAAGGAAGCGCTCGACAACCTCGCCAAGATGGCCGAGGTCAAGAACGACAACCGCGGCATGGTCATCACGCTGTCGGGTCAGGTTCTCTTTGCCTCGGGCGCGTCGGCTTTGCTGCCCGCCGCCATGAGCGCACTCGACAATGTCGTCACCGCGCTGAAGGCCAACCCGGATCGCAGCATCACCGTCGAAGGCCACACCGACTCGCAGGGCCAGCGCGGCTTCAACATGGACCTCTCGCAGAAGCGGGCGGACTCCGTGCGGCAGTACATCATCTCGCACGGTCTTCCCCCGGAGATTGTCCGCGCGGTGGGCGTCGGTCCCGATCGGCCCGTCGCTAGCAACTCCACCGCCGAAGGGCGTGCCAACAACCGGCGCGTCGAGATCATCGTCTCGCCGCCCGAGCGCAAGTAG
- a CDS encoding DUF4398 domain-containing protein: MKQIALTAAATITAWLMAGCGSYPAPNGRLADSQASVRAAQEVGAQNNPQAALHLKLAQEQIDQAKALINDGDNKRAEFVLLRAESDAELAVALAREATARAEAQQALDELKALKSGDKR, encoded by the coding sequence ATGAAACAGATCGCGTTGACGGCGGCGGCAACCATCACAGCCTGGCTCATGGCTGGATGCGGCTCGTACCCTGCGCCCAATGGACGCCTTGCGGATTCCCAAGCGTCCGTGCGCGCGGCCCAAGAAGTGGGCGCCCAGAACAACCCGCAAGCCGCGCTTCACTTAAAGTTGGCCCAAGAGCAGATCGACCAAGCGAAGGCACTCATCAACGACGGCGACAACAAACGCGCCGAATTCGTGCTCCTTCGCGCCGAGTCCGATGCCGAGCTCGCCGTCGCCCTGGCCCGCGAGGCAACGGCCCGCGCAGAGGCTCAGCAAGCCTTGGACGAGCTCAAGGCCCTCAAGTCAGGAGACAAACGATGA
- a CDS encoding arginase family protein — MNPYEELATLLRPAGGGLFLVSTGRAEQIELQKTIYGAASEEEVGQKWRAALAEIAAAKVVILGAPSDVGAGFLRGANMGPQAIRQELLKAGGLPAGVVDAGDVFVVPQLLHDDMLAPAQREASARALYPQIAPEIRASLPVSPLSILERAVDLLFAINPKVVPIVLGGDHSCAWPVSSALARARGAAANPAWGIVQMDAHTDLLEERLGIRYCFATWSYHASRLLTRPDHMVQVGIRATRHPRAHWEKDVGVRQFWADECNRDPAAAVDAIVEHLLARGIQSIYFSNDIDGTDEQFADATGTPEPQGLHPDFVLALIRRLGQEFHLCAGDIMEVAPPIPRHPGGTARTVTLAAQYITATIAAALKP; from the coding sequence ATGAATCCGTATGAGGAGCTTGCAACCCTACTTCGCCCTGCCGGTGGTGGTCTTTTCCTGGTTTCGACCGGGCGCGCCGAGCAAATCGAGCTGCAAAAAACCATTTACGGTGCAGCGAGTGAGGAGGAGGTAGGACAAAAATGGCGTGCCGCGCTTGCTGAAATCGCGGCGGCAAAGGTGGTCATTCTCGGTGCTCCCTCCGACGTTGGAGCCGGTTTTTTGCGGGGGGCCAACATGGGTCCCCAAGCGATTCGGCAAGAGCTTCTGAAGGCGGGCGGGCTGCCTGCTGGGGTGGTGGACGCAGGCGACGTCTTCGTGGTGCCGCAGCTACTCCACGACGACATGCTCGCGCCCGCGCAGCGGGAAGCCTCGGCGCGCGCGCTTTATCCGCAGATCGCGCCCGAAATTCGGGCGTCGTTGCCCGTATCGCCGCTCTCCATTTTGGAGCGCGCCGTCGACTTGCTGTTCGCCATCAATCCGAAGGTCGTTCCCATCGTATTGGGCGGCGATCATTCCTGTGCATGGCCCGTGTCGTCGGCACTGGCACGCGCCCGCGGCGCTGCGGCCAATCCAGCCTGGGGCATCGTCCAGATGGACGCGCACACGGATTTGCTCGAGGAAAGACTCGGTATTCGTTACTGTTTTGCAACGTGGAGCTACCACGCGAGCCGCCTGCTCACGCGCCCCGACCATATGGTGCAAGTCGGTATTCGCGCCACGCGCCACCCGCGCGCTCATTGGGAAAAGGACGTGGGCGTGCGGCAATTTTGGGCCGACGAATGCAATCGCGATCCCGCCGCCGCGGTCGATGCGATCGTGGAACACCTTTTGGCGCGCGGCATCCAGTCGATTTACTTCTCCAATGACATCGACGGCACCGACGAACAGTTCGCCGATGCAACCGGCACACCCGAGCCCCAAGGCCTGCACCCCGACTTCGTCCTGGCCCTCATCCGCCGCCTAGGCCAAGAGTTCCACCTTTGTGCGGGCGACATCATGGAAGTCGCCCCGCCCATCCCCCGCCACCCCGGCGGAACCGCCCGCACCGTCACCCTCGCCGCCCAATACATCACCGCCACCATCGCCGCAGCGCTAAAACCCTAG
- a CDS encoding MFS transporter gives MAPNLFRYRDFRLYQCARFLLTIAIQMQSVAVAWQVYDLTRRPLALGYVGLAQFLPMVCLSPLTGAAADRFDRRRVVMVTNLGIATSAVLLLTSALMHVEHAYFIYAILAFFGTVRAFSGPAASALVTHLVPMEEFPRSVAWSSTVWQIATVLGPALGGVVYGLFGGPAGVYAISALLATAAFAGVFALKVRTGRMEGRATSLATLSAGVRYVFSQKLLLGSITLDLFAVLLGGAVALLPIFARDILHTGPWGLGLLRSAPALGASMMAIWLAFHPLRQKVGLLMFACVGLYGVATIVFALSQTYLLSLAALVVAGASDMVSVVVRGTLVQIATPPAMRGRVSAVNQVFVGASNELGEFESGLTAALFGTVRAAVLGGVATCAVVLTCMKLFPALRNVDRIDQVPQGNG, from the coding sequence ATGGCGCCTAATCTTTTCCGGTATCGAGATTTTCGTCTCTACCAGTGTGCGCGATTCTTACTGACCATCGCCATTCAAATGCAGAGCGTGGCCGTCGCGTGGCAGGTCTACGACCTCACGCGGCGCCCGCTGGCTCTCGGCTATGTCGGGCTCGCACAGTTTCTGCCGATGGTGTGCCTCTCGCCCCTCACCGGTGCCGCGGCGGATCGCTTCGATCGACGCCGCGTCGTGATGGTCACCAACCTCGGCATCGCCACCTCGGCGGTGCTGCTCCTCACGTCGGCGCTGATGCACGTCGAACACGCGTACTTCATCTACGCGATCCTCGCGTTTTTCGGTACGGTGCGCGCCTTCTCCGGGCCGGCGGCCTCCGCGCTCGTCACGCACCTCGTGCCCATGGAGGAGTTCCCGCGTTCCGTCGCATGGAGCTCCACGGTGTGGCAGATCGCAACGGTGCTCGGTCCCGCGTTGGGCGGCGTCGTCTATGGTCTGTTCGGCGGCCCGGCGGGTGTCTACGCCATCAGCGCGCTTCTCGCCACCGCGGCATTCGCGGGCGTGTTCGCGCTCAAGGTTCGCACGGGGCGCATGGAAGGGCGGGCCACGTCGCTCGCCACGCTTTCGGCGGGCGTGCGCTACGTCTTTTCGCAGAAGCTCCTTCTCGGGTCGATCACGCTCGATTTGTTCGCCGTTCTGTTGGGCGGCGCCGTCGCGCTCCTGCCGATCTTTGCGCGCGATATATTGCATACTGGCCCGTGGGGCCTCGGTTTGTTGCGCAGCGCCCCGGCGCTGGGCGCGTCGATGATGGCCATCTGGCTCGCGTTCCACCCGCTGCGGCAGAAGGTGGGCCTTCTCATGTTCGCGTGCGTCGGGCTCTACGGCGTGGCCACCATCGTCTTCGCGCTTTCGCAGACGTACCTGCTGTCGCTCGCCGCGCTCGTGGTGGCCGGCGCCTCGGACATGGTGAGCGTGGTGGTGCGCGGTACCTTGGTGCAAATCGCCACACCACCCGCGATGCGCGGACGGGTGAGCGCGGTCAACCAGGTCTTCGTCGGCGCCTCCAACGAGCTCGGTGAATTCGAATCAGGTCTCACCGCGGCGTTGTTCGGTACGGTACGCGCGGCCGTCCTCGGCGGCGTCGCCACCTGCGCCGTCGTGCTGACCTGCATGAAACTCTTCCCCGCCCTCCGCAACGTCGACCGCATCGACCAAGTGCCCCAAGGCAACGGCTAA
- a CDS encoding TlpA family protein disulfide reductase, producing the protein MSFALAASVALAGCDKSDASGSRTSGRSEVVVATGSMPTAAPAPSPQPAHTAPAAPRKICEAETVSRTLPKMALARAQAPGATPLASEISTGNGRWTWLNFFAAWCGPCKEEIPRLRAWEKKLAQAGTKVDLVFLSVDDDERQLAKFLEAQPQDGVRAALWIKETVRDGWLGAMKMKNPPELPEHALIDPTGKVRCVIEGALEDSDYGPFAAYLAK; encoded by the coding sequence GTGTCGTTCGCGTTGGCCGCCTCGGTCGCGTTGGCCGGCTGCGACAAGTCGGATGCATCGGGCTCGCGGACGTCCGGAAGGAGTGAGGTCGTGGTGGCGACGGGCAGCATGCCCACCGCGGCCCCTGCCCCTTCGCCGCAGCCGGCGCACACGGCACCGGCGGCACCGCGCAAGATCTGCGAAGCGGAAACGGTGTCGCGCACCCTGCCCAAGATGGCACTCGCACGCGCGCAGGCGCCGGGTGCGACGCCGCTCGCGTCCGAGATTTCCACGGGCAATGGGCGCTGGACGTGGTTGAACTTCTTCGCCGCGTGGTGTGGGCCGTGCAAAGAGGAGATCCCGCGCTTGCGTGCCTGGGAGAAGAAGCTCGCGCAAGCCGGCACCAAGGTGGACCTGGTGTTCCTCTCGGTGGACGACGACGAGCGGCAGCTCGCGAAGTTCCTCGAGGCGCAGCCTCAAGATGGCGTGCGCGCGGCGCTATGGATCAAGGAGACCGTGCGCGATGGCTGGCTCGGCGCGATGAAGATGAAGAATCCGCCCGAGTTACCCGAACATGCGCTCATCGATCCGACGGGAAAAGTGCGTTGCGTGATCGAAGGGGCGCTCGAGGACAGTGACTACGGGCCCTTCGCAGCGTACCTGGCGAAATAG